One Panicum virgatum strain AP13 chromosome 3N, P.virgatum_v5, whole genome shotgun sequence DNA segment encodes these proteins:
- the LOC120666234 gene encoding phospholipase D delta-like: MSPEMAAKAAEVRALGGVAVEDMSPGNLLKYKSQEGVRMLLLCDDTTSLLNFFLRTRGVMQTHAEQTKKFFRHSSTTPRSGRRRMPRSWVPGSHGTTCTAGWTGRRRTDVLENFEQRWRKTTRLRLKGVLPFGKKAHWKEDALLKLDFVGLMD, encoded by the exons AtgtcgccggagatggcggcCAAGGCGGCCGAGGTGAGGGcgctgggcggcgtggcggtggAGGACATGAGCCCTGGCAACCTGCTCAAGTACAAGTCCCAGGAGGGCGTCCGGATGCTGCTCCTCTGCGACGACACCACCTCACTCCTCAACTTCTTCCTACGGACG AGGGGCGTGATGCAGACGCACGCCGAGCAGACCAAGAAGTTCTTCAGGCACTCGTCTACAACCCCACGttccgggaggaggaggatgccaAGAAGCTGGGTCCCCGGCAGCCATGGCACGACATGCACTGCTGGCTGGACGGGCCGGCGGCGTACGGACGTCCTCGAAAACTTCGAGCAGCGCTGGAGGAAGACGACGAGGCTGCGCCTCAAGGGTGTGCTACCGTTCGGCAAGAAAGCGCACTGGAAGGAGGACGCCCTGCTCAAGCTCGATTTTGTTGGATTAATGGACTGA